In Saprospiraceae bacterium, a genomic segment contains:
- a CDS encoding peroxiredoxin produces MKEVIQVHLYCNMGQDQKSKDYLPVFKVKIGDPFPEQELRIENGTYLDLKNQSSQWIVLFFYPQDDSPTCTKQACNLRNGYTELQSKQILLLGVSPDNERKHQRFIQKHQLPYSLVVDEDNKLAKKLGVFGKKKFMGIVYEGVHRTTFVLDKDLKIYGIIYPVVSGKHVEQIIHLTPGPAQWRGARGEV; encoded by the coding sequence ATGAAAGAAGTTATACAGGTTCATTTGTACTGTAACATGGGCCAGGACCAAAAATCTAAAGATTATCTCCCTGTATTTAAAGTTAAGATAGGCGATCCCTTTCCTGAACAGGAATTGCGAATCGAAAATGGAACTTATCTGGATTTGAAAAATCAATCTTCCCAATGGATTGTATTATTTTTTTATCCGCAAGATGATTCGCCCACCTGCACCAAGCAAGCATGTAATTTACGAAACGGTTATACAGAATTACAATCGAAGCAAATTCTCCTCTTAGGGGTGAGTCCTGATAACGAACGCAAACATCAACGCTTCATTCAAAAGCATCAGTTGCCTTATTCTTTAGTCGTAGATGAGGACAACAAACTAGCTAAAAAACTGGGTGTATTCGGCAAAAAGAAATTTATGGGTATCGTTTACGAGGGTGTCCACAGAACGACATTTGTTTTGGATAAAGATTTGAAAATATACGGGATCATTTATCCGGTTGTTTCGGGGAAACATGTGGAACAGATCATACACCTCACCCCTGGCCCCGCACAGTGGAGAGGGGCCAGGGGTGAGGTGTGA